In the Coleofasciculus sp. FACHB-1120 genome, one interval contains:
- the def gene encoding peptide deformylase, with amino-acid sequence MTTEVAVEKKKLEKPPLEIHYMGDRVLRQPAKRIAKVDQEIRQLIREMLQTMYSADGIGLAAPQVAVQKQLIVIDTEPDNAANQPLVLINPTIKKFGRDLCMFQEGCLSIPGVYIDVKRPEMVEVAFKDEQGRPRTMKATGLLSRAIQHEMDHLNGVLFVDRVENAIALNEELKKHGFSAQAVKPVA; translated from the coding sequence ATGACGACTGAAGTTGCCGTCGAAAAGAAAAAGTTAGAAAAACCGCCATTAGAAATTCACTATATGGGTGATCGCGTCCTGCGTCAGCCAGCTAAACGTATTGCCAAGGTAGACCAGGAAATCCGGCAGCTGATTCGGGAGATGCTGCAAACCATGTACAGCGCAGATGGCATCGGTTTGGCAGCCCCCCAAGTGGCAGTGCAAAAACAGCTGATTGTCATTGACACCGAACCGGATAACGCCGCTAATCAGCCTTTAGTGTTGATTAACCCGACTATCAAGAAATTCGGGCGCGACTTGTGTATGTTTCAAGAAGGCTGTCTTTCTATTCCTGGCGTTTATATCGACGTGAAGCGCCCGGAAATGGTGGAAGTGGCTTTTAAAGACGAACAGGGACGCCCCCGCACCATGAAGGCGACTGGGCTACTCTCCCGCGCCATTCAGCACGAGATGGATCACCTCAATGGGGTGCTGTTTGTGGATCGTGTGGAAAATGCGATCGCTTTGAATGAGGAGCTGAAAAAGCATGGCTTCTCGGCTCAAGCTGTTAAGCCAGTAGCTTAA
- a CDS encoding PrsW family glutamic-type intramembrane protease: MTGQSYTSGFLRLLSTGAAGTPLPPYLLPLDREVVIGREPSCQIVLDSNQHGVVSRRHAAIRPLTQSGVAPNWQICDLDSANGTYVNGRRLQGCQMLHAGDRIELGQNGTEFIFEFQVPSIKTQLSSQPFAPVQPSQPEGVTFTQLFPIFSTGRDLTKKAYLVPGMVTVGFVVLMFAAVGESVVFNLLLAAYLAWAAYYFVYQLCGKHKPWWVLLGSAVTTALILVSPVLLAFIYVFRGILPGDVEAVLRGSEQVSLIDFPSLLIRMFFGAGLMEELLKALPVLGLYFIGRGFRSPLRDRIGVWEPLDGILLGTASAVGFTLLETLGQYIPQIIQNVTLQAGEGAGELVGLQLLIPRILGSVAGHMAYSGYLGYFIGLSALKPKKRWTILLIGYLTASGLHALWNATGAVSGLLLAVVGIISYAFLTAAILKARALSPTRNSNFATRFTAPP; this comes from the coding sequence ATGACAGGCCAGAGCTACACAAGTGGGTTTCTCCGGCTGCTTTCTACTGGTGCTGCTGGTACACCACTGCCCCCATACTTGCTTCCGCTCGATCGGGAGGTCGTGATTGGGCGCGAACCCAGTTGTCAAATTGTGTTGGATTCTAACCAACATGGTGTTGTATCCAGGCGTCATGCGGCAATCCGTCCCCTGACTCAGTCGGGAGTAGCACCCAATTGGCAAATTTGCGATCTTGATAGTGCCAATGGTACCTACGTGAACGGGAGACGCTTACAGGGATGTCAAATGTTGCACGCAGGCGATCGCATTGAGTTGGGGCAAAACGGCACAGAATTTATTTTTGAGTTCCAAGTCCCCTCGATTAAAACTCAATTGTCGTCTCAGCCGTTTGCACCTGTGCAGCCATCCCAGCCAGAAGGAGTAACATTTACCCAGTTATTTCCGATCTTTTCTACCGGACGAGATTTAACGAAAAAAGCTTATCTAGTACCGGGGATGGTCACAGTCGGATTTGTGGTACTGATGTTTGCCGCTGTCGGCGAGTCGGTAGTATTCAATCTGTTGCTGGCAGCTTATCTCGCTTGGGCAGCTTATTACTTTGTCTACCAACTTTGCGGCAAGCATAAGCCTTGGTGGGTACTCCTGGGTTCAGCCGTCACAACCGCGTTGATTTTGGTGAGTCCAGTCTTACTAGCTTTTATCTATGTTTTTCGTGGTATTTTGCCCGGAGACGTAGAAGCGGTACTCCGCGGTTCGGAACAGGTTAGTTTGATCGACTTTCCCAGTTTGCTAATCCGAATGTTTTTCGGGGCAGGATTAATGGAGGAGTTGCTCAAGGCGTTGCCGGTGCTGGGATTGTATTTTATTGGGCGGGGATTTCGCTCTCCCTTGCGCGATCGCATTGGCGTCTGGGAACCCTTAGATGGAATCCTGCTGGGAACCGCCTCAGCAGTTGGCTTCACGCTTTTAGAAACCCTGGGTCAATACATACCCCAGATTATCCAAAATGTGACGCTGCAAGCTGGAGAAGGCGCTGGGGAATTGGTGGGATTGCAACTCTTGATTCCCCGAATTTTAGGATCGGTGGCAGGGCACATGGCTTACAGCGGCTATCTAGGTTATTTCATTGGGCTGAGTGCCCTGAAGCCCAAGAAGCGCTGGACAATTTTGCTGATTGGTTATTTGACAGCATCAGGACTCCATGCGTTGTGGAACGCTACAGGCGCTGTCAGCGGCTTGTTGTTGGCGGTGGTGGGAATCATTTCCTATGCCTTTTTGACCGCCGCAATTCTCAAAGCGCGGGCTTTATCTCCAACGCGAAATTCAAATTTTGCCACCCGTTTTACTGCCCCGCCATAG
- a CDS encoding CHAT domain-containing protein: MYQSENPCLSLAIDRLSKTTLGAEHFAILVRTAPCPGGHVLHDCTWPEMLTQKWLAWQEVFSPRGLPDVPLVHQAIPLPSTASPDPLNANGQTLPYTARLMQDLGISLWKWLFNGEIQNSFAQSQGIAIGREKRLRLRLEILDPELIPVPWEIMQPEPGKQAISLSQQLLFSRTSYAVDPLPRQRLKPDLNILLVLGHDTKSEIAPNLQLEQEAEALANILERCGRPSLYAEGENTGATVLCNVDTLLQPTKAELISRLETENYNILFYAGHGVPAADGGLLFLRPDARINGTELAQVLVRRQVTLAVFNACWGAQPERHNQQSLPRSSLAEVLIHHGVPAVLGMRDSIADEEALSFIQAFAQALTARMPIDEAVAVARQKLLTLYKFNQPAWTLPILYMHPDFEGKLIEPETVTALPLSSAYLRSIGTGEVSLIRGTILRVGRNPDGNDLVIRKQEVSREHAEILCDALPDGQLTYLLKDISRYGTYILRPNNGWQEVYHREVPLQSGDQIKFGSMQSETWEFINQDRAMSRAHLKRSL, from the coding sequence ATGTACCAGTCTGAGAATCCCTGCCTCAGTTTAGCCATCGATCGGCTCTCTAAAACTACCCTTGGGGCAGAACATTTTGCCATTTTGGTGAGGACGGCACCCTGTCCGGGTGGTCACGTCCTGCATGACTGTACTTGGCCTGAAATGTTGACCCAAAAGTGGCTAGCATGGCAGGAAGTGTTTTCCCCACGGGGACTACCTGATGTCCCGTTGGTGCATCAGGCAATCCCGCTCCCCTCGACAGCTTCACCCGATCCTCTGAATGCCAACGGTCAGACACTTCCGTATACGGCTCGTCTGATGCAAGACTTAGGAATCAGCCTCTGGAAGTGGTTATTTAATGGGGAAATTCAAAATAGTTTCGCTCAAAGCCAGGGAATTGCAATTGGGCGGGAAAAGCGTCTGCGACTGCGGTTAGAAATTTTAGACCCAGAATTAATTCCTGTGCCTTGGGAAATTATGCAGCCCGAACCAGGGAAACAGGCGATTTCCCTATCACAACAACTTTTGTTTAGTCGGACTAGCTATGCAGTTGATCCGCTGCCACGCCAGCGCTTAAAACCAGATTTAAACATTCTGTTGGTACTTGGACATGATACTAAAAGCGAAATTGCTCCCAACTTACAGCTGGAACAAGAAGCAGAGGCGCTGGCTAATATTTTGGAACGCTGCGGACGACCAAGCTTATACGCAGAGGGCGAAAACACGGGTGCGACAGTTCTGTGCAATGTAGATACGCTTTTACAACCTACAAAAGCAGAATTGATTTCACGCCTGGAAACTGAAAATTACAACATCTTGTTTTATGCCGGTCATGGCGTCCCGGCAGCGGATGGTGGATTACTGTTTTTGCGACCTGATGCCAGGATCAATGGTACAGAGTTAGCCCAGGTTTTGGTTCGCCGCCAGGTGACGCTGGCAGTGTTTAATGCCTGTTGGGGCGCTCAACCAGAACGGCACAACCAACAAAGTTTGCCCCGCAGCAGTTTGGCAGAGGTATTAATCCATCACGGTGTTCCAGCAGTTTTGGGAATGCGCGACTCGATTGCCGATGAGGAGGCTCTGTCGTTTATTCAGGCTTTTGCACAAGCTCTAACAGCACGAATGCCCATTGATGAGGCGGTGGCGGTGGCAAGGCAAAAGTTGTTGACGCTTTACAAGTTCAACCAACCAGCCTGGACTTTGCCGATTCTCTATATGCACCCGGATTTTGAGGGGAAGCTGATTGAACCGGAGACAGTGACTGCACTGCCTTTATCTTCTGCCTATCTCCGTTCGATAGGAACTGGCGAAGTTTCCCTAATTAGGGGCACGATTTTGCGAGTGGGTCGTAATCCGGATGGCAATGACTTGGTGATCAGAAAACAGGAAGTTTCTCGAGAACACGCTGAAATTCTTTGTGATGCTCTCCCGGACGGTCAACTTACTTATTTGCTAAAAGATATATCTCGGTACGGCACGTACATTTTAAGACCTAATAATGGTTGGCAGGAAGTCTATCATCGGGAAGTACCTTTGCAATCGGGAGATCAGATAAAGTTTGGGAGTATGCAGAGTGAGACTTGGGAGTTCATTAATCAAGATAGAGCGATGTCTAGGGCACACTTAAAGCGATCGCTCTAA
- a CDS encoding exopolysaccharide biosynthesis protein, whose translation MHLRFSQNIKSLLEKLANQPLTLADVLAETSERGFSLVIALLVLPFLFPMPPGFTVILGSGSLILALQMALGQRFPWLPKRIRKFQFPRWFAQQLLKNLQKVTGFLEKVTRPRLRWLAENPQIWQLNGLCIAWLSVLLMLPIPFTNPIPTIGILLLVIAMLEADGLLMCFSYGLTAAITLLFAVAAGTFWQALSSFLQNLF comes from the coding sequence ATGCACCTCAGATTCTCTCAAAATATCAAATCTCTTCTAGAAAAGTTAGCGAATCAACCGTTAACTCTAGCGGATGTTCTGGCAGAAACTTCTGAACGGGGCTTCAGTTTAGTTATCGCGTTACTGGTTTTGCCGTTTCTGTTTCCGATGCCACCCGGATTTACAGTGATTTTGGGTAGCGGCAGCTTGATATTAGCGTTGCAAATGGCTTTAGGGCAGCGTTTTCCTTGGCTACCTAAAAGAATTCGTAAGTTCCAATTTCCCCGCTGGTTTGCCCAGCAACTTTTAAAAAACCTGCAAAAAGTCACGGGGTTTCTGGAGAAAGTAACTCGTCCTCGGTTACGCTGGCTCGCAGAAAATCCTCAAATTTGGCAATTAAACGGGCTTTGTATTGCATGGCTGTCTGTGTTGCTGATGTTACCCATCCCTTTTACGAATCCGATTCCAACCATTGGGATTTTGCTACTCGTCATCGCTATGTTAGAAGCTGATGGGTTATTGATGTGTTTCAGCTATGGACTAACTGCTGCAATTACTTTATTGTTTGCAGTGGCGGCTGGCACCTTCTGGCAAGCGTTGAGTTCGTTTCTGCAAAACTTGTTTTAG
- a CDS encoding alpha/beta fold hydrolase, producing MPNLSYTPPRLLRNGLAMTLYTALRAGREWEKTSVDPEPSYQETTFTGAGEVPIYGWVAIPDRPHSTIVGTYGITGDLENQWFLRLLGRKAFAQGYAVVLFDWRAHGKTAQLSPTLTSDGLYEGEDFVYIAAQAKAMGCPAPFWFTGYSLGGQLALWAVKASQQLLTGRSQELGLQEREIGGAAVICPSLDSNRSLSYLVKHPLGKYLEQAIARELKRLAWRVYHAHPEAIDPAAIEQANSIWGFDNELVIGRLGFPSVEAYYDASSALHLLPHFKKPTLILYAADDPMFDPSIVPELQAASDRNPDISLVLTQYGGHVGYISSRECQRQAGDPDPWWAWNRILEWCKEIKN from the coding sequence ATGCCGAATTTGTCCTATACGCCGCCTAGGTTGTTGAGAAATGGTCTGGCAATGACCTTATATACCGCTTTGCGGGCGGGGCGTGAATGGGAGAAGACATCTGTAGATCCGGAGCCAAGTTATCAGGAGACAACTTTTACAGGTGCTGGAGAAGTGCCAATTTATGGTTGGGTTGCCATCCCCGATCGCCCTCACAGTACGATTGTGGGTACTTATGGCATTACTGGCGATTTGGAGAATCAATGGTTTCTGAGACTGTTGGGTCGCAAAGCATTTGCACAAGGTTATGCAGTGGTGCTATTTGATTGGCGTGCCCACGGAAAAACCGCTCAGTTGTCTCCTACCTTGACTTCTGATGGCTTGTACGAGGGAGAAGATTTTGTCTACATTGCTGCCCAAGCTAAGGCGATGGGTTGTCCTGCACCGTTTTGGTTCACGGGGTACTCGTTAGGAGGGCAACTAGCCCTATGGGCGGTGAAAGCGTCACAGCAGTTGTTAACTGGGAGAAGCCAGGAACTAGGGTTGCAAGAAAGGGAAATTGGGGGGGCTGCGGTGATTTGTCCCAGCCTGGATTCCAACCGTTCCCTATCTTATTTGGTGAAACATCCGTTAGGTAAGTATTTAGAACAAGCGATCGCGCGAGAATTAAAAAGACTGGCATGGCGCGTTTATCATGCTCATCCTGAAGCAATCGATCCCGCAGCGATTGAGCAGGCTAACAGCATTTGGGGCTTTGACAATGAGCTGGTAATCGGGCGATTGGGCTTTCCATCCGTCGAAGCGTATTATGACGCCAGCAGTGCCTTACACCTGTTGCCTCACTTTAAAAAACCGACTCTGATTCTGTACGCCGCTGACGATCCGATGTTTGACCCTTCAATTGTGCCTGAGTTGCAAGCGGCTAGTGATCGCAATCCTGACATTAGTTTAGTGCTGACACAATATGGTGGTCATGTTGGCTACATCAGCAGTCGAGAATGTCAGCGTCAAGCAGGAGATCCCGATCCTTGGTGGGCGTGGAATCGAATTTTAGAATGGTGCAAGGAAATTAAAAACTAA